In Nasonia vitripennis strain AsymCx chromosome 2, Nvit_psr_1.1, whole genome shotgun sequence, a genomic segment contains:
- the LOC100680007 gene encoding uncharacterized protein LOC100680007 isoform X5: MLKWTVSRSLSTASSTPHGPGGGRSSSTASVNNKANAGNSATERRPFRDLSNTPPAASSSSRRSSSRMVSNNNNNNNNVVVVDGGRTPKRTPSRRRRCRSHGSDLRGYFQSTKPNLRSGKRQSLSQRSNSPVIESFYQSTPRVDSDIGPLTLFSHQPHCHLSSSSSLTLPQNILNEARANNLQSHVTDFFQQISMATSPEDVMESESLPFASRRYALAKEQHRHTPCLPKLARVGKLNARNKTPYHTKLQMGIREMELDEVRQSPLAGKLLGLKLLDRDRPMYENTDNTVTEVLNREQESNFKSVAEILLKDSEERRKVEEEHVYETIAETPADEDKAPHNDSSVSSASQLLDNPSPISWAFCSPSSDLEGEFTLKRQRGIRRKRQANNKPGDGGVSGSKRAKREPLPFIEAVNRHVKRLALETDLDSSMLEDKCPDKDEEAKAKEEAMQTDEPVQLSVTDTLLSEERKEHLPESRGRPTTSNVWDTDSPKSSLLDSFATTTTTSALGTPETPLVATVRRCLKYSPETPGAATTSACFNRGSIEIECSAQTEEIHVKIIRCRDLRRAYEGPIHAYVKASLKDPLSGEGCVKRTAVHRATPNPVFQETLVLPYPQSQQPAQQSSFYNNNNNNNNCAAKQVSLDIAVWHRDRRARRSELLGCMTLPLPLSQDKEATWHPLEAGSGRNSSAAPASSAYSGVEGRGSVVISPPLSKDGAGSESLDNNNSTAGDDLTYLRHLELEPIDPLTGLPLHPGFTARGGRTPCTTTRRLVRPAANANQVPWGFSLSWGRPPRVERVDPGSPAERSGLRPGDYVVFVESTNVVTQPRDDILELIQTATNQLILEVYRRGAHGHAATGGGTASSSHRRSSVNVTLQAPVIGVAPSSHHHAIAFTAEAFPNLAADAPPEEELSVRETRYWTCLKSGQARFLAPLTERRDVLSAADHMILFQNLEELSKISEEIRDEGGGLESYLNRVPKITAAYRRYLSGLQRACCLLVALRKNSAFAKIVCEPAVPRRRKPDLTGVLLQPLEHYREMTRLLCQACPRNCQAVRDLAQGYREATANAAVMEPPRDTGRPLLSLQEVESRLVFARCKPFALAVPGRQWLFGGALAKVEGRGRLQPTWALLLTDLLVFARVSRDRVLFVTEEPLRLACIAEACFTVRKRPTEFRLQVTTQPSVPGENPVASTEVVQCAGTGGGGVAGGCSPHSRPRRRLLILRAPSPELKAVWHNLLQRQINLVYYRIYVNTGYGTASGADPGLESPDDDSPTGLGGGVISSYLTAHGQRELASSPEVYRSTQQLDEDKLQQSGDSLELMLMKNSSQHHQEDNHLAQWVRNSHQIPPPDHEVPIEEWTPEELAARTPRESSARDFSEVTEESTVVNSDVEQQSTASSASLSTVKSNSLPNQPSSKKNGSLIKDASSGSINICRRCHSNMRRRSGCPTPPPLARDPFSPLPPKIAVLPPTPDLCSKHARGLRNGLYDSPGRNSPSRAFSADGTTEDGSEDDLDCDGEPPYSKLTLTRRALRRFGTMSSLDQDDELDAELQTSTTAGEDDTTTTNSSLDIESPPPPPSGLRAWTLRASSYVVSKMLQPPAPPERTEFSLDPSSNGDEEGTTSGGTSGDDIWGTPTSGGPDDESFTGSPPPSNGASNFHHHPHHQMHSYQSIGSGGSSASLGEDNYGLNLHCDEDDEELDDEDPSRGEPESEGEDCSLPELSMEQLLGGSSTLSCSVGTGSLRSYLGRRRLEPLPEEEDSLSIGSGKHQQIGWW; this comes from the exons ATGCTCAAGTGGACGGTGTCCCGGTCGCTGTCGACGGCGAGCTCGACCCCCCACGGACCCGGCGGtggtcgcagcagcagcaccgccAGCGTCAACAACAAGGCCAACGCCGGCAACAGCGCCACCGAGCGAAGGCCCTTTCGCGACCTCTCCAACACACCGCCGGCCGCCTCGAGCTCCTCCAGGAGGTCGTCCTCGCGGATGgtcagcaacaacaacaacaacaacaacaacgtcGTGGTGGTGGACGGCGGACGCACGCCCAAGAGGACGCCGTCGCGACGCCGGCGCTGCAGGAGCCACGGCAGCGACCTGCGCGGCTACTTTCAGTCGACGAAGCCGAACCTGCGATCGGGCAAGCGGCAGTCCCTCTCGCAGCGCAGCAACTCGCCGGTCATCGAGAGCTTCTACCAGAGCACGCCGCGCGTCGACTCGGACATAGGCCCGCTGACGCTGTTCTCGCACCAGCCGCACTGCCACCTCAGCAGCTCGTCCAGCCTGACGCTGCCGCAGAACATACTGAACGAGGCCCGAGCCAACAACCTCCAGTCCCACGTCACGGACTTCTTCCAGCAGATCAGCATGGCCACGAGTCCCGAGGACGTGATGGAGAGCGAGAGCCTGCCCTTTGCCAGCCGGAGGTACGCCCTGGCGAAGGAGCAGCACAGGCACACCCCCTGCCTGCCGAAGCTCGCGAGGGTCGGCAAGCTCAACGCCCGCAACAAGACGCCCTACCACACCAAGCTCCAGATGGGCATCCGGGAGATGGAGCTCGACGAGGTCAGGCAGAGCCCGCTCGCCGGAAAGCTCCTCGGGCTGAAGCTCCTCGACCGGGACAGACCCATGTACGAGAACACGGACAACACCGTCACCGAGGTGCTCAACAG GGAGCAGGAGAGCAACTTCAAGAGCGTCGCGGAGATCCTGCTGAAGGACTCGGAGGAGCGCCGCAAGGTCGAGGAGGAGCACGTGTACGAGACGATAGCCGAGACTCCGGCGGACGAGGACAAGGCTCCGCACAACGACAGCAGCGTCTCCTCGGCCAGTCAGCTCCTGGACAACCCGTCGCCCATATCCTGGGCCTTCTGCTCGCCCTCGTCGGATCTCGAGGGCGAGTTCACGCTCAAGCGTCAGCGGGGCATCCGGCGCAAGCGACAGGCCAACAATAAGCCCGGGGACGGCGGAGTCTCCGGCAGCAAGAGGGCCAAACGGGAGCCGCTGCCGTTCATCGAGGCTGTCAACAGGCACGTCAAGAGGCTGGCCCTGGAGACCGACTTAGACTCGTCGATGCTGGAGGACAAGTGTCCGGACAAGGATGAAGAGGCGAAGGCGAAGGAGGAGGCGATGCAGACCGACGAGCCGGTTCAGCTCAGCGTCACCGACACGCTGCTCTCGGAGGAGCGCAAGGAGCACCTCCCGGAGAGCCGCGGCAGACCCACGACCAGCAACGTCTGGGACACGGACAGCCCGAAATCCTCGCTCCTCGACTCgttcgcgacgacgacgaccaccTCGGCACTGGGCACCCCCGAGACGCCGCTAGTGGCGACGGTTCGGCGCTGCCTCAAGTACAGCCCCGAGACGCCGGGAGCCGCGACGACGTCGGCGTGCTTCAACAGAGGCTCGATCGAAATCGAGTGCTCCGCCCAGACCGAGGAGATACACGTTAAGA TCATAAGGTGCAGGGATCTGCGTCGCGCGTACGAGGGTCCGATCCACGCGTACGTCAAGGCGAGCCTGAAGGACCCGCTGAGCGGCGAGGGCTGCGTCAAGAGGACAGCGGTGCATCGGGCGACGCCGAATCCCGTCTTCCAGGAGACCCTCGTCTTGCCTTACCCGCAGAGCCAGCAGCCGGCCCAGCAGAGCAGCTTttacaataacaacaacaacaacaataattgCGCGGCCAAGCAGGTCTCGCTCGACATCGCCGTCTGGCATCGAGATCGCAGGGCAAG GCGCAGCGAACTGCTGGGCTGCATGACTCTGCCGCTGCCGCTCTCGCAGGACAAG GAAGCAACATGGCACCCTCTGGAAGCCGGCTCGGGCCGCAACAGCAGCGCGGCGCCAGCGAGCAGTGCCTACAGCGGCGTCGAGGGCCGCGGCTCCGTCGTCATCTCGCCGCCCCTGTCCAAGGACGGCGCCGGCAGCGAGTCGCTAGATAACAACAACAGCACCGCCGGCGACGATCTCACCTACCTCCGGCACCTCGAGCTCGAGCCCATCGATCCCCTCACGGGACTTCCTCTGCATCCTGGATTCACGGCCAGGGGCGGCAGGACGCCCTGCACCACCACCCGCAGACTCGTCAGGCCCGCTGCTAACGCTAATCAG GTGCCATGGGGCTTCTCGCTGTCCTGGGGCCGACCGCCTCGAGTCGAGCGCGTCGACCCTGGCAGTCCGGCGGAGCGATCCGGTCTGAGGCCGGGCGACTACGTGGTCTTCGTCGAGTCGACCAACGTCGTCACCCAGCCCCGCGACGACATCCTCGAGCTCATCCAGACCGCGACGAACCAGCTGATCCTCGAGGTGTACCGTCGCGGTGCCCACGGACACGCTGCTACAGGTGGTGGCACCGCCTCGTCCAGCCACAGACGCAGCTCCGTCAACGTGACGCTTCAGGCACCGGTGATCGGCGTCGCGCCGTCGAGTCACCATCACGCCATCGCCTTCACCGCCGAG GCCTTTCCGAATCTGGCGGCGGACGCGCCGCCCGAGGAGGAGCTCAGCGTTCGCGAGACGCGCTACTGGACCTGCTTGAAAAGCGGCCAGGCGCGTTTCCTCGCCCCGTTGACCGAACGCCGCGACGTCCTCTCCGCGGCGGACCACATGATCCTCTTCCAGAACCTCGAAGAACTTTCGAAGATCTCCGAGGAGATACGGGACGAGGGCGGCGGTTTAGAGAGCTACCTCAACCGGGTGCCCAAGATCACCGCGGCCTACAGGAGGTACCTCAGCGGACTTCAGCGCGCCTGCTGTCTGCTCGTCGCCCTCAGGAAGAACTCGGCCTTCGCCAAGATCGTCTGCGAGCCCGCCGTACCCAGGAGGCGCAAGCCCGACCTGACGGGTGTGCTCCTGCAGCCGCTGGAACATTATAG GGAGATGACGAGGCTGCTGTGCCAGGCCTGTCCCCGCAACTGCCAGGCGGTGCGCGACCTGGCTCAGGGCTACCGGGAGGCGACGGCCAACGCCGCAGTGATGGAACCACCCCGAGACACCGGCCGGCCCCTGCTGAGCTTGCAGGAAGTCGAGTCTCGGCTGGTCTTTGCGCGTTGCAAGCCCTTCGCTCTCGCCGTTCCCGGCAGACAATG GCTCTTCGGCGGCGCGCTGGCCAAGGTCGAGGGTCGGGGTCGACTCCAGCCCACGTGGGCCCTCCTCCTGACGGACCTGCTGGTGTTCGCGCGCGTTTCGCGCGACCGTGTGCTCTTCGTCACGGAGGAGCCCCTCAGACTGGCCTGCATCGCCGAGGCCTGCTTTACTGTTCGCAAGCGGCCCACGGAGTTTCGGTTGCAGGTCACGACACAG CCCAGCGTACCAGGCGAGAACCCGGTGGCCTCGACGGAAGTGGTGCAGTGCGCGGGTACCGGTGGCGGAGGCGTCGCCGGTGGCTGCAGCCCTCACAGTCGGCCCAGGCGGAGACTCCTCATTCTGCGCGCCCCCAGCCCCGAGCTCAAGGCCGTCTGGCACAACCTGCTCCAGCGGCAAAT AAATCTGGTCTATTACAGAATCTACGTGAACACGGGCTACGGGACGGCCAGCGGAGCCGACCCTGGACTCGAGAGTCCCGACGACGACAGTCCCACCGGCCTCGGAGGTGGTGTCATCAGCAGCTACCTCACCGCGCACGGCCAGCGCGAGCTCGCCAGCAGCCCAGAG GTTTACAGGTCGACGCAGCAGCTGGACGAGGACAAGCTGCAGCAGTCGGGCGACAGCCTGGAGCTGATGCTCATGAAGAACTCGAGCCAGCATCACCAGGAGGACAATCATCTGGCCCAGTGGGTGCGCAACTCGCATCAGATACCGCCGCCGGACCACGAAGTCCCCATCGAGGAGTGGACGCCCGAGGAGCTGGCCGCTCGCACCCCCCGGGAGTCCTCGGCTCGCGATTTCTCCGAAG TGACGGAGGAGAGTACAGTAGTCAATTCGGACGTGGAGCAGCAGAGCACCGCGTCCAGCGCGAGCCTCAGCACCGTCAAGTCCAACAGTCTGCCCAACCAACCGTCGAGCAAGAAGAACGGCAGCCTCATCAAGGACGCGTCCTCCGGCTCGATCAACATCTGCAGGAGGTGTCACAG TAATATGCGTCGCAGGTCAGGCTGcccgacgccgccgccgttaGCTCGCGATCCCTTCTCGCCGCTACCCCCGAAAATCGCGGTCCTCCCACCGACGCCGGATCTCTGCTCGAAACACGCCAGGGGACTTCGCAACGGACTCTACGACAGTCCCGGGAGAAACAGCCCCAGCAGGGCCTTCTCCGCGGACGGTACCACCGAGGACGGCAGCGAGGACGACCTCGACTGCGACGGAGAACCGCCTTACAG CAAACTGACCTTGACGCGCAGAGCCCTGCGCCGTTTCGGCACGATGAGCAGCCTCGATCAAGACGACGAACTGGACGCGGAGCTGCAGACGTCGACGACGGCCGGGGAGGACGACACCACCACGACCAACAGCAGCCTGGACATCGAGTCGCCTCCACCGCCGCCCTCGGGTCTGCGCGCCTGGACGCTCCGGGCCAGTAGCTACGTCGTCAGCAAGATGCTCCAGCCACCGGCACCTCCGGAGAGGACAGAGTTCAGTTTGGATCCGAGCAGCAACGGCGACGAAGAGGGAACGACCTCCGGAGGAACTTCTGGCGACGATATCTGGGGCACGCCGACGTCCGGGGGTCCGGACGACGAGAGCTTCACTGGCAGTCCG CCGCCGTCGAACGGCGCCAGCAACTTCCATCACCACCCGCACCACCAAATGCACAGCTACCAGAGCATCGGCAGCGGGGGCAGCAGCGCGAGCCTCGGCGAGGACAACTACGGGCTCAACCTGCACtgcgacgaggacgacgaggagCTCGACGACGAGGATCCGAGCCGAGGCGAGCCCGAGTCCGAGGGCGAGGACTGCTCGTTGCCCGAGCTCAGCATGGAGCAGCTTCTTGGCGGCAGCAGTACCCTCTCGTGCAGCGTCGGTACCGGCTCCCTCCGATCGTATCTGGGCAGACGGAGACTGGAGCCGCTTCCGGAGGAGGAGGACTCGCTGTCGATCGGCAGCGGCAAGCACCAGCAGATCGGCTGGTGGTGA
- the LOC100680007 gene encoding uncharacterized protein LOC100680007 isoform X3, translated as MLKWTVSRSLSTASSTPHGPGGGRSSSTASVNNKANAGNSATERRPFRDLSNTPPAASSSSRRSSSRMVSNNNNNNNNVVVVDGGRTPKRTPSRRRRCRSHGSDLRGYFQSTKPNLRSGKRQSLSQRSNSPVIESFYQSTPRVDSDIGPLTLFSHQPHCHLSSSSSLTLPQNILNEARANNLQSHVTDFFQQISMATSPEDVMESESLPFASRRYALAKEQHRHTPCLPKLARVGKLNARNKTPYHTKLQMGIREMELDEVRQSPLAGKLLGLKLLDRDRPMYENTDNTVTEVLNREQESNFKSVAEILLKDSEERRKVEEEHVYETIAETPADEDKAPHNDSSVSSASQLLDNPSPISWAFCSPSSDLEGEFTLKRQRGIRRKRQANNKPGDGGVSGSKRAKREPLPFIEAVNRHVKRLALETDLDSSMLEDKCPDKDEEAKAKEEAMQTDEPVQLSVTDTLLSEERKEHLPESRGRPTTSNVWDTDSPKSSLLDSFATTTTTSALGTPETPLVATVRRCLKYSPETPGAATTSACFNRGSIEIECSAQTEEIHVKIIRCRDLRRAYEGPIHAYVKASLKDPLSGEGCVKRTAVHRATPNPVFQETLVLPYPQSQQPAQQSSFYNNNNNNNNCAAKQVSLDIAVWHRDRRARRSELLGCMTLPLPLSQDKEATWHPLEAGSGRNSSAAPASSAYSGVEGRGSVVISPPLSKDGAGSESLDNNNSTAGDDLTYLRHLELEPIDPLTGLPLHPGFTARGGRTPCTTTRRLVRPAANANQVPWGFSLSWGRPPRVERVDPGSPAERSGLRPGDYVVFVESTNVVTQPRDDILELIQTATNQLILEVYRRGAHGHAATGGGTASSSHRRSSVNVTLQAPVIGVAPSSHHHAIAFTAEAFPNLAADAPPEEELSVRETRYWTCLKSGQARFLAPLTERRDVLSAADHMILFQNLEELSKISEEIRDEGGGLESYLNRVPKITAAYRRYLSGLQRACCLLVALRKNSAFAKIVCEPAVPRRRKPDLTGVLLQPLEHYREMTRLLCQACPRNCQAVRDLAQGYREATANAAVMEPPRDTGRPLLSLQEVESRLVFARCKPFALAVPGRQWLFGGALAKVEGRGRLQPTWALLLTDLLVFARVSRDRVLFVTEEPLRLACIAEACFTVRKRPTEFRLQVTTQPSVPGENPVASTEVVQCAGTGGGGVAGGCSPHSRPRRRLLILRAPSPELKAVWHNLLQRQIIYVNTGYGTASGADPGLESPDDDSPTGLGGGVISSYLTAHGQRELASSPEVYRSTQQLDEDKLQQSGDSLELMLMKNSSQHHQEDNHLAQWVRNSHQIPPPDHEVPIEEWTPEELAARTPRESSARDFSEVVMDMLTVTEESTVVNSDVEQQSTASSASLSTVKSNSLPNQPSSKKNGSLIKDASSGSINICRRCHSNMRRRSGCPTPPPLARDPFSPLPPKIAVLPPTPDLCSKHARGLRNGLYDSPGRNSPSRAFSADGTTEDGSEDDLDCDGEPPYSKLTLTRRALRRFGTMSSLDQDDELDAELQTSTTAGEDDTTTTNSSLDIESPPPPPSGLRAWTLRASSYVVSKMLQPPAPPERTEFSLDPSSNGDEEGTTSGGTSGDDIWGTPTSGGPDDESFTGSPPPSNGASNFHHHPHHQMHSYQSIGSGGSSASLGEDNYGLNLHCDEDDEELDDEDPSRGEPESEGEDCSLPELSMEQLLGGSSTLSCSVGTGSLRSYLGRRRLEPLPEEEDSLSIGSGKHQQIGWW; from the exons ATGCTCAAGTGGACGGTGTCCCGGTCGCTGTCGACGGCGAGCTCGACCCCCCACGGACCCGGCGGtggtcgcagcagcagcaccgccAGCGTCAACAACAAGGCCAACGCCGGCAACAGCGCCACCGAGCGAAGGCCCTTTCGCGACCTCTCCAACACACCGCCGGCCGCCTCGAGCTCCTCCAGGAGGTCGTCCTCGCGGATGgtcagcaacaacaacaacaacaacaacaacgtcGTGGTGGTGGACGGCGGACGCACGCCCAAGAGGACGCCGTCGCGACGCCGGCGCTGCAGGAGCCACGGCAGCGACCTGCGCGGCTACTTTCAGTCGACGAAGCCGAACCTGCGATCGGGCAAGCGGCAGTCCCTCTCGCAGCGCAGCAACTCGCCGGTCATCGAGAGCTTCTACCAGAGCACGCCGCGCGTCGACTCGGACATAGGCCCGCTGACGCTGTTCTCGCACCAGCCGCACTGCCACCTCAGCAGCTCGTCCAGCCTGACGCTGCCGCAGAACATACTGAACGAGGCCCGAGCCAACAACCTCCAGTCCCACGTCACGGACTTCTTCCAGCAGATCAGCATGGCCACGAGTCCCGAGGACGTGATGGAGAGCGAGAGCCTGCCCTTTGCCAGCCGGAGGTACGCCCTGGCGAAGGAGCAGCACAGGCACACCCCCTGCCTGCCGAAGCTCGCGAGGGTCGGCAAGCTCAACGCCCGCAACAAGACGCCCTACCACACCAAGCTCCAGATGGGCATCCGGGAGATGGAGCTCGACGAGGTCAGGCAGAGCCCGCTCGCCGGAAAGCTCCTCGGGCTGAAGCTCCTCGACCGGGACAGACCCATGTACGAGAACACGGACAACACCGTCACCGAGGTGCTCAACAG GGAGCAGGAGAGCAACTTCAAGAGCGTCGCGGAGATCCTGCTGAAGGACTCGGAGGAGCGCCGCAAGGTCGAGGAGGAGCACGTGTACGAGACGATAGCCGAGACTCCGGCGGACGAGGACAAGGCTCCGCACAACGACAGCAGCGTCTCCTCGGCCAGTCAGCTCCTGGACAACCCGTCGCCCATATCCTGGGCCTTCTGCTCGCCCTCGTCGGATCTCGAGGGCGAGTTCACGCTCAAGCGTCAGCGGGGCATCCGGCGCAAGCGACAGGCCAACAATAAGCCCGGGGACGGCGGAGTCTCCGGCAGCAAGAGGGCCAAACGGGAGCCGCTGCCGTTCATCGAGGCTGTCAACAGGCACGTCAAGAGGCTGGCCCTGGAGACCGACTTAGACTCGTCGATGCTGGAGGACAAGTGTCCGGACAAGGATGAAGAGGCGAAGGCGAAGGAGGAGGCGATGCAGACCGACGAGCCGGTTCAGCTCAGCGTCACCGACACGCTGCTCTCGGAGGAGCGCAAGGAGCACCTCCCGGAGAGCCGCGGCAGACCCACGACCAGCAACGTCTGGGACACGGACAGCCCGAAATCCTCGCTCCTCGACTCgttcgcgacgacgacgaccaccTCGGCACTGGGCACCCCCGAGACGCCGCTAGTGGCGACGGTTCGGCGCTGCCTCAAGTACAGCCCCGAGACGCCGGGAGCCGCGACGACGTCGGCGTGCTTCAACAGAGGCTCGATCGAAATCGAGTGCTCCGCCCAGACCGAGGAGATACACGTTAAGA TCATAAGGTGCAGGGATCTGCGTCGCGCGTACGAGGGTCCGATCCACGCGTACGTCAAGGCGAGCCTGAAGGACCCGCTGAGCGGCGAGGGCTGCGTCAAGAGGACAGCGGTGCATCGGGCGACGCCGAATCCCGTCTTCCAGGAGACCCTCGTCTTGCCTTACCCGCAGAGCCAGCAGCCGGCCCAGCAGAGCAGCTTttacaataacaacaacaacaacaataattgCGCGGCCAAGCAGGTCTCGCTCGACATCGCCGTCTGGCATCGAGATCGCAGGGCAAG GCGCAGCGAACTGCTGGGCTGCATGACTCTGCCGCTGCCGCTCTCGCAGGACAAG GAAGCAACATGGCACCCTCTGGAAGCCGGCTCGGGCCGCAACAGCAGCGCGGCGCCAGCGAGCAGTGCCTACAGCGGCGTCGAGGGCCGCGGCTCCGTCGTCATCTCGCCGCCCCTGTCCAAGGACGGCGCCGGCAGCGAGTCGCTAGATAACAACAACAGCACCGCCGGCGACGATCTCACCTACCTCCGGCACCTCGAGCTCGAGCCCATCGATCCCCTCACGGGACTTCCTCTGCATCCTGGATTCACGGCCAGGGGCGGCAGGACGCCCTGCACCACCACCCGCAGACTCGTCAGGCCCGCTGCTAACGCTAATCAG GTGCCATGGGGCTTCTCGCTGTCCTGGGGCCGACCGCCTCGAGTCGAGCGCGTCGACCCTGGCAGTCCGGCGGAGCGATCCGGTCTGAGGCCGGGCGACTACGTGGTCTTCGTCGAGTCGACCAACGTCGTCACCCAGCCCCGCGACGACATCCTCGAGCTCATCCAGACCGCGACGAACCAGCTGATCCTCGAGGTGTACCGTCGCGGTGCCCACGGACACGCTGCTACAGGTGGTGGCACCGCCTCGTCCAGCCACAGACGCAGCTCCGTCAACGTGACGCTTCAGGCACCGGTGATCGGCGTCGCGCCGTCGAGTCACCATCACGCCATCGCCTTCACCGCCGAG GCCTTTCCGAATCTGGCGGCGGACGCGCCGCCCGAGGAGGAGCTCAGCGTTCGCGAGACGCGCTACTGGACCTGCTTGAAAAGCGGCCAGGCGCGTTTCCTCGCCCCGTTGACCGAACGCCGCGACGTCCTCTCCGCGGCGGACCACATGATCCTCTTCCAGAACCTCGAAGAACTTTCGAAGATCTCCGAGGAGATACGGGACGAGGGCGGCGGTTTAGAGAGCTACCTCAACCGGGTGCCCAAGATCACCGCGGCCTACAGGAGGTACCTCAGCGGACTTCAGCGCGCCTGCTGTCTGCTCGTCGCCCTCAGGAAGAACTCGGCCTTCGCCAAGATCGTCTGCGAGCCCGCCGTACCCAGGAGGCGCAAGCCCGACCTGACGGGTGTGCTCCTGCAGCCGCTGGAACATTATAG GGAGATGACGAGGCTGCTGTGCCAGGCCTGTCCCCGCAACTGCCAGGCGGTGCGCGACCTGGCTCAGGGCTACCGGGAGGCGACGGCCAACGCCGCAGTGATGGAACCACCCCGAGACACCGGCCGGCCCCTGCTGAGCTTGCAGGAAGTCGAGTCTCGGCTGGTCTTTGCGCGTTGCAAGCCCTTCGCTCTCGCCGTTCCCGGCAGACAATG GCTCTTCGGCGGCGCGCTGGCCAAGGTCGAGGGTCGGGGTCGACTCCAGCCCACGTGGGCCCTCCTCCTGACGGACCTGCTGGTGTTCGCGCGCGTTTCGCGCGACCGTGTGCTCTTCGTCACGGAGGAGCCCCTCAGACTGGCCTGCATCGCCGAGGCCTGCTTTACTGTTCGCAAGCGGCCCACGGAGTTTCGGTTGCAGGTCACGACACAG CCCAGCGTACCAGGCGAGAACCCGGTGGCCTCGACGGAAGTGGTGCAGTGCGCGGGTACCGGTGGCGGAGGCGTCGCCGGTGGCTGCAGCCCTCACAGTCGGCCCAGGCGGAGACTCCTCATTCTGCGCGCCCCCAGCCCCGAGCTCAAGGCCGTCTGGCACAACCTGCTCCAGCGGCAAAT AATCTACGTGAACACGGGCTACGGGACGGCCAGCGGAGCCGACCCTGGACTCGAGAGTCCCGACGACGACAGTCCCACCGGCCTCGGAGGTGGTGTCATCAGCAGCTACCTCACCGCGCACGGCCAGCGCGAGCTCGCCAGCAGCCCAGAG GTTTACAGGTCGACGCAGCAGCTGGACGAGGACAAGCTGCAGCAGTCGGGCGACAGCCTGGAGCTGATGCTCATGAAGAACTCGAGCCAGCATCACCAGGAGGACAATCATCTGGCCCAGTGGGTGCGCAACTCGCATCAGATACCGCCGCCGGACCACGAAGTCCCCATCGAGGAGTGGACGCCCGAGGAGCTGGCCGCTCGCACCCCCCGGGAGTCCTCGGCTCGCGATTTCTCCGAAG TCGTGATGGACATGTTGACAGTGACGGAGGAGAGTACAGTAGTCAATTCGGACGTGGAGCAGCAGAGCACCGCGTCCAGCGCGAGCCTCAGCACCGTCAAGTCCAACAGTCTGCCCAACCAACCGTCGAGCAAGAAGAACGGCAGCCTCATCAAGGACGCGTCCTCCGGCTCGATCAACATCTGCAGGAGGTGTCACAG TAATATGCGTCGCAGGTCAGGCTGcccgacgccgccgccgttaGCTCGCGATCCCTTCTCGCCGCTACCCCCGAAAATCGCGGTCCTCCCACCGACGCCGGATCTCTGCTCGAAACACGCCAGGGGACTTCGCAACGGACTCTACGACAGTCCCGGGAGAAACAGCCCCAGCAGGGCCTTCTCCGCGGACGGTACCACCGAGGACGGCAGCGAGGACGACCTCGACTGCGACGGAGAACCGCCTTACAG CAAACTGACCTTGACGCGCAGAGCCCTGCGCCGTTTCGGCACGATGAGCAGCCTCGATCAAGACGACGAACTGGACGCGGAGCTGCAGACGTCGACGACGGCCGGGGAGGACGACACCACCACGACCAACAGCAGCCTGGACATCGAGTCGCCTCCACCGCCGCCCTCGGGTCTGCGCGCCTGGACGCTCCGGGCCAGTAGCTACGTCGTCAGCAAGATGCTCCAGCCACCGGCACCTCCGGAGAGGACAGAGTTCAGTTTGGATCCGAGCAGCAACGGCGACGAAGAGGGAACGACCTCCGGAGGAACTTCTGGCGACGATATCTGGGGCACGCCGACGTCCGGGGGTCCGGACGACGAGAGCTTCACTGGCAGTCCG CCGCCGTCGAACGGCGCCAGCAACTTCCATCACCACCCGCACCACCAAATGCACAGCTACCAGAGCATCGGCAGCGGGGGCAGCAGCGCGAGCCTCGGCGAGGACAACTACGGGCTCAACCTGCACtgcgacgaggacgacgaggagCTCGACGACGAGGATCCGAGCCGAGGCGAGCCCGAGTCCGAGGGCGAGGACTGCTCGTTGCCCGAGCTCAGCATGGAGCAGCTTCTTGGCGGCAGCAGTACCCTCTCGTGCAGCGTCGGTACCGGCTCCCTCCGATCGTATCTGGGCAGACGGAGACTGGAGCCGCTTCCGGAGGAGGAGGACTCGCTGTCGATCGGCAGCGGCAAGCACCAGCAGATCGGCTGGTGGTGA